A section of the Rossellomorea marisflavi genome encodes:
- a CDS encoding YbaB/EbfC family nucleoid-associated protein has protein sequence MRGMGNMQNMMKQMQKMQKKMAEAQEELGEKQIEGTAGGGMVTVIVSGHKQVLDVKINEEVVDPEDIDMLQDLVLAATNDALKKAEELTNSTMGQFTKGMNLPGMF, from the coding sequence ATGCGTGGAATGGGTAATATGCAAAATATGATGAAGCAAATGCAAAAAATGCAAAAGAAGATGGCTGAAGCACAGGAAGAACTCGGCGAAAAGCAAATCGAAGGAACAGCAGGCGGCGGTATGGTCACTGTCATCGTTTCAGGACACAAACAGGTCCTTGACGTGAAGATCAATGAAGAAGTCGTAGATCCCGAAGATATCGATATGCTGCAAGATCTAGTTCTTGCTGCGACGAACGACGCCCTTAAAAAGGCAGAAGAATTAACGAACTCCACGATGGGTCAATTCACAAAAGGAATGAACCTGCCGGGCATGTTCTAG